The DNA sequence TAATCACAATCATAGTGGCTTCCATTTTCCTGCGGATTTATATAATCTTCATGCATATCGCTCACTTTTGCTCTATATATGCCATGGCTTGTAGAATGATGTTTATCTATATAGCTCTCATGAGGTCCCATACCAAAGTAGGCTACATTTTCAAGCTTCTTATCAAGGAATAATCTTATTCCAAATCTTGGTAAATCAGGAAACTCTTCATCCTTTACGACTTTGATAGATGATGTTATTGCTCCCATACAGTCAATTTTCCAAACAATATCCGCATCCAAAATCTTTTGAATGCTTGCAGCAGACATAGAAGTTTTTACTGATATCTTTACCCCATCGGATGATTGTATAATATCTGTTTCATATGCTCTTACATATGCTTCATTATACTTTGCCTTCTTCCATTCAAGCTTTGCATACATATCATTATCTGTAGGTGCTCTCCAAATATTAAGCTCCATAGGTCTGTTAATATATTCTCTTCCTGCAAATACCAATGATTCAAACATTCCGTTTCTCTTATTATAAGTATAGGTAAATGACTGTCCCTTAATAATCACTGATACATCATCTTCTACAACTTTCATATCTGACACATTTATTTCTCTATCCAGCCATCTAAGTGAGTTTTGATTTCTTCCATCCTCATTTGAGATCTTTATCTCATCAAATCCAAGTTCATATCCCTTTGATAATAGCGGCATTTCTTTTTTAAGTTTATAGATAAGTTTAAGGAATACCTTTCCCTTGTTTGGAATCTTTATCCTAAGCTCAAGCTCTTTTTCACTATGTGCCTCTATAGAAGGAAGCTCTAAGACTCCACTTTCAACATTGAGTCCATCACAGCTCACTTCATAATAAATGTCTACAAAATCCTTCAGATCATCAAAATCCATATAGTTGTGTATAACAAGCTTTCCATTTACTTCATCATATGAAACAACTCTCGCAGGTCTGTAAACATTCTTATATTCTAAAAGTCCTGTATGTGGCGTTCTGTCCGGATATACAAGTCCATCCATACAGAAGTTTAAATCATGTACACTTTCTCCATGATCTCCACCATAGTAGTACATATCTTTACCGTTTTTATCTTTACCCTTATATATTGCATGGTCGCACCACTCCCAGACAAAACCTCCACACATAAGATCATTTTCATAAATAAGCTCAAAATAATCTTCAAAATCTCCGGGTCCGTTTCCCATACTGTGACAATACTCCACAAGTAAGAATGGCTTACTTGCATCATTTTCTAGATACTCTCTGATTTCTTCAAGTGAAGGATACATTCTACTGTATATATCAAGGTAATCATAGTTGTATACCACATCATAATTTCTGTATCTTGCACTCTCATACTGTGTTATTCTTGAAGGATCAAACTCCTTTGTCCACTTAAGTGCCTTTTCAAAATTGCATCCATAGGCACTCTCATTTCCCATTGACCACATTACGATAGAAGGTCTGTTCTTATCCCTTCTTACCATAAGCTCCACTCTATCAAGAATAGAAGCTTCCCAAGCCGGATCATCAGCTATTTTTTCATTCCATCTTTTGAACCTGTTATAGTC is a window from the Lachnoanaerobaculum umeaense genome containing:
- a CDS encoding glycoside hydrolase family 2 TIM barrel-domain containing protein; amino-acid sequence: MIVPRYYEDLNILHENTVPARAYYIPASKKMDDLVENRKGSDRIQFLNGIWKFKYFESIYDVEEEFFKQGFDVSEYVDMEVPGVWQNEGYDNHQYTNIKYPFPFDPPYVPQDIPCGAYVYNFEYKEDEKAKKAFLNFEGVDSSFYLWINGSYVGYSQVVHATSEFDITDVLKNGKNTIAVLVLKWCDGSYLEDQDKFRMSGIFRDVYILKRPQAYIRDYRVNTDGGKLNLDIELTDPVGVKITLEDKDGNIIAKGEIDKTGSIEFEVSDPILWNTENPYLYTLVLETEEETIVEYVGFRTVEIIDRVLYFNKQKIKFRGVNRHDSDPVTGFTISMEQIITDLTMMKQHNFNAIRSSHYPNAPYFYQLCDKYGFMVVDEADIEAHGPVMIYRKEDTDYNRFKRWNEKIADDPAWEASILDRVELMVRRDKNRPSIVMWSMGNESAYGCNFEKALKWTKEFDPSRITQYESARYRNYDVVYNYDYLDIYSRMYPSLEEIREYLENDASKPFLLVEYCHSMGNGPGDFEDYFELIYENDLMCGGFVWEWCDHAIYKGKDKNGKDMYYYGGDHGESVHDLNFCMDGLVYPDRTPHTGLLEYKNVYRPARVVSYDEVNGKLVIHNYMDFDDLKDFVDIYYEVSCDGLNVESGVLELPSIEAHSEKELELRIKIPNKGKVFLKLIYKLKKEMPLLSKGYELGFDEIKISNEDGRNQNSLRWLDREINVSDMKVVEDDVSVIIKGQSFTYTYNKRNGMFESLVFAGREYINRPMELNIWRAPTDNDMYAKLEWKKAKYNEAYVRAYETDIIQSSDGVKISVKTSMSAASIQKILDADIVWKIDCMGAITSSIKVVKDEEFPDLPRFGIRLFLDKKLENVAYFGMGPHESYIDKHHSTSHGIYRAKVSDMHEDYINPQENGSHYDCDYVELANGQFGMVVAAQKTFSFNASVYTQEELERAKHNFELVESESTVLCLDYALNGIGSNSCGPVVIDKYRFDDIKFDFDISMIPFVK